The genomic interval TTCTCGACATCCGCGCCACAAGGGTAAATTTTCGTGCACAATCTTACATGTAAAAAGATTCCCGTTTGATCGTTTGCAATCACTTCTAAAATCTCTTTTTTGCGCTCTGGGTGTTTTTGGATCATATCGTACGCAAAGGCAAAAAGGGCATCGCCTTGGTAATTTTCAAGTAAATCCAGCACGCTTGAAGCGTAGTGGTAGATAATGTAATGCTCGTAAAGGGGTCTGTCTTTTCCATCGACAAACGCATCTAAAAGATCAAAACGTTGGTAAAAATCGTCCGTATTAATAATCATATCTTTGATGACACGCTTGGTTGAAAGAGGCTCTAGGGTGAGTGATTTTCCAAAGGAGTTGATGAGTCCATCCAAAGAGACGTTACTAAAAAGTGCTTTTCCGTTAATTTTTAAAGCAGCTAAGTCACCTTTTGGGTAGTCAAAACTGACATCTTCGGCTTTGATCTGTGCTAGAAGATCATTAAGCGTTAGACTTCGATCGATGGTTATAAAATGTTTTTTATAATAAGGCAAAAAATCCGTTTTAGCGTCAAATCGAAAGACGCTCAACTCAAGCTTACACTCCATAATTGAGGACTCCTTTTTAGGTATGAGAATCTATTTTAGCGCATCTTTACTTAAGCGTAACTCTCAATTATAAAGTGATTTAGCCCGCATTTAGCGCCCTAATGGCTTCTTAATGGACAACATCTTACAATAGGAGAGTTTAATAAAAGAGGCATCATGTCAAAAGAGGCATTTTTTATCTCAGAATTTTCCAGTAAACATATTGGCGATGACGGTGCGGTGATGGGGGATTTTGTCTATTCAAAAGATCTGTTTTGCGAAGATATTCACTTTAAGCGTTCGTGGATGAGTTTAACGCAGATCGCGCAAAAAAGCATGCTGGTCAACATCTCCGATGCGATTGCGATGAATGCCAAGCCCACGTTAGCCCTGATTGGGGTTGTGATACCCAAATCGTTTTCGTACGAGCAACTACGTGAATTGGGTGCGGGGTTTCAAAAAGTAGCACAAAGCTACGGTGTCGAGGTCATCGGTGGAGACACCACTGCGGGCGAAAAGTTGATGATCTCCATCACCATCATCGCCAAACGCCCTTCTAAAGTGCTCTACCGAAGTGGCGCAAAGTTAGGCGATTTTGTAGCGTATACAGGAACACTTGGAAAGTCGCATAAAGAGCTGACACGGCTGATGCGTGGTGGAACTGTCGGTCACAATGCACGCTTTATGAAGCCAGCATTAAAAGCGGCGTTTGTCTCTAAATCAGCCAAACATTTACATGCGGGTATGGACATCTCAGACGGGCTTTCCAAAGACCTTTCAAGATTGCTTAAAGCCAGTGGCAATTTGGGTTTACATGTAAAGCGTAAAATGCCCAAGAAAACGCTCTGCAGTGGCGAAGAGTACGAGATGCTATTCACCTTTGATTCCCGTAAAAAAAAGGCGATAGAGCGCATTGCTAAGCAGACACGCACGAAAATGACTATTATTGGCAAAGTAGCGCGTAAACGTTATGTTTGTCGTTGTAAAGAACACCATTTTTAACCATTTTAAGGATAGATATGATTCGACAATTTTTTCTCACCCATTCGCCCATTAATGCGATGTTTACCAAAAATAGCAGTGACTTTGTGGTCAGTGAAATACCTCTGTATCCTTTCAGTGGTGAGGGCGAGCATCTCGTTTTACATGTAAGAAAAAAAGACATGACAACATGGGATATGTTGCAATACTTAAGCGAAGTCACAGGCTGCAAAGTACGTGATTTTGGGTATGCAGGCCTTAAAGACAAAGATGGCATGACGACACAGTACATTTCACTGCATAAAAATTTCGAGCCAAAACTTGCCAATTTTACGCACGATAAGATCAAAATACTCGATACGACCTACCATAACAACAAAATCCGCACAGGGCATCTTAAGGGCAATCGCTTTTTTGTCCGTCTTAAAAAAGTAAACCCAATTGATGCACGAAAACTTCAAGACGGGCTGAAAAAGATCAGCAAAGAGGGTTTCCCCAACTTCTTTGGGTACCAACGTTTTGGCATCGATGGCGATAACTATGTTAAAGGTAAGGCAATTTTAGAGGGGAAGCGCAAAGAGCACAATCATAAAATGAAAGAGTTTTTCATCAATGCCTACCAAAGTTATCTTTTTAACAACTGGCTCTCCAAGCGCATCGAAATCAGCCGTTTGATAGAAGAGTTTAACTTAGCGGATGCAACACGTGCAACGAATTTACCTAAAGAGATGGTCGATAGCCTTAAAAAACAGCCACAATTCTTCAAACTCCTTCACGGAGATGTTTTACATCATTACCCTGCGGGAAAAGCATTTGTGTGCGAAAATGTGGAAGAAGAGTTACCGCGCTTTTTAGAGCATGGCATTACCATTGCGGGCTGGTTGCTGGGTGGTAAAAACATTCGAGCGGAGTACGAAGCAGGTGTGATTGAACAACAGATTTTTGAAGAGTGCGAACCTTTTTTAGACAAACTCAATGGAAGTAGACGTTTTGCGTGGAGCTTTGCTGAAGAGGTTGAGGGTGTGTATAAAGAGGAAGAAGCATGGTTTGAAATGCACTTTTCATTGCCTAAAGGCTCGTATGCGACGGTTATTATAGAAGAGCTAATAAAAGTTTCGCTATAATCGATCCTTCAAAAGGTACAGTAGGTGATTGCTTGAGAGTTTCTCTTAAGAGGAAAGTCCGGGCTGCATGTGAGACATGGTTCCGTCTAACGGACGGCTAGGGTAACCTAAGGGATTAGTGCAACAGAGAGTAAACTACCTAGAATTTTTCTAGGAAAAGGTGAAACGGTGGGGTAAGAGCCCACCAGTGCTTTAAGTAATTAAGGCAGCTAGGTAAACCCAACCTGCAGCAAGAAGGGATGGTTTTGGTCTCACACACGATAAACCCTTCGCTAGAGGTCTATCGTAAGATAGATCGTAGATAAATAATCACCCACGACAGAACCCGGCTTATCGCTGTACCTTTTGTCAACAAAGCCTAAAGGATCTTTTTGGAAAATCTTATCTTTTTAGCGCATGTTGTGCTTTTGATGGTACTTTCTCCCATTCTTTCACGTCTTTTTCGTATTCCCACTCCCGTTGTTGAGATTTTATTAGGCTCGCTTGCGGTTTGGCTTGGCTTTTTACATGTAGACAATGACGTCTTTCGAAATCTCGCAAAAATTGGCTTTTTCTACCTCATGTTTTTAGCAGGAATGGAGATTGATATACCGCGATTTTTACACTATAAAGAGCGTTATTTAAAAAAAACCCTTTTATATTTTTTCTGTTTGTATAGTCTTTCCCTCATCATTTTTTTAGTGTTTAATCTCTCGTATGTTTATATTGTTGCGATTCCGATCATCTCCTTGGGCATGGTGATGGCATTGATCAACCAATATGGCAAAGAGGTGCAATGGCTGGAGTTTTCTCTCCTCATTGGCGTGGTTGGCGAGCTTTTAAGTATTGGCGCACTGGTCGTTTTTGATGGCGCTATGACCCATGGTTTGGGCTGGGATTTTGCAAAAAGTATTCTCATCTTGATCAGCGTTTTTTTCTCATCGTATATCTTGTTTCGCTTGCTAAAAATTATTTTTTGGTGGTATCCTGGGCTTAAATCTTTGATTATGCCTCATGATGATACAATGCAACAAAGTATGCGAGTGAGTATAGGGCTCTTTTTTGTATTGATTGCCACGATGCAATGGCTTGATATTGATATGGTTTTGGGCGCATTTATAGCAGGCATCTTTATTTCGAACTTTTTTGCCCATAAAACAGAGCTTCCGCATCAACTCTCCACATTTGGATTTGGCTTTTTAGTACCGCTCTTTTTCATCTTTGTTGGAACGACTCTCAATTTAGAGACGGTTTTTACAAAAACAATTTTTACCCATGCATTATGGATTGTATTGGCAATGGTGGGTATCCGTATGATTAGCTCATTTGTTGCTTACTACAGCTCGTTAAAATTTTGGGATACGGTCTTTTTTAGCCTAAGTACTTCCATGCCACTGACTTTTTTGGTTGCCATTGCAACGATTGCCATGAAAAATGGTGCGATTGGAGAAGAAGAGTATGCTTCGTTTATTGTGGCTTCTTTGATAGAAGGCATTGTTATTATGATTTTGATTCAGTTTTTGATGTTTCTGTTTCAACGTGCCGACCGGAAGAGTGAAGAAAAAATATAATTAAGGAGCAACGATGGACTTACATAAAAAGTTAAGCCTTTTCCATTATTTTCACATCATAGCCTTAATTCTTTTCTTAACCTTTGCAAGTATTTTCTTTGCATTAAACTTCTACAACGCCAAAATAAAATTTGAAACAGAGTCACATCGACTTCAAAAAGAGTATAGCGACGCCAAAAAAAAGATGCTGATCATGGAAGTGGATCGGTTTGTTGCACATATCGAAGAAAAGCGCCAAGAAGCCTATGCGCAGGCACAAGAGTTGGTGAAAGCACGCGTTTACGAAGCCTATGAAATCGCCACTAAAATCTACCAAGCCTACCATAAAACACACAGTGATGCTCAAATTGCGGCGATGATCGTTGATACATTGAGACTATTACGCTATGAAAACAATTAAGGTTACTACTTTATCACGCACCTTGATGGCACCGAGATTCTTTTTGCAGATCGCCCTGAACTGGAAGGGCAAAATATGCTTAAAATGGCGAACAGTGAAGGACAGTATGTTGTTAAGGGAATGCTTGATGTGATCCAATCGATCAAAGAGGGATTCTATGATTACACATGGAGCAAACCACTTGAAAGCAAAGATACCTTTAAAAAAGTCGCGTATGTTAAACGCTTTGAACCTTTGGACTGGATGATTGGTACGGGATTTTACCTTGATGATATGGAAAGCAAAGTTCAAGAGAAGATTTTAAACGCTGAGAAGCATCTTTTGGCTGAGAAGCAGAGTGGTAATTATCTTTTCATTGGAACGTGGGATGGCATTTCACTCACCTATCCTGCTAAAAATAAAAACATGTACGCTTTGCAAGATAGCAATGGTAAATTTATTGTTCAAGAGTTGATTGAGAAGGCAAAAAAGGGTGGCGGTTTTGTGGAGTATATGATGCCTCCATTTAAGGGGCAGAAATCACTTTCAAAGATGAGCTATGTGGAATCGATTGATGATTGGAAATGGTATGTGGGTGCGGGAATTTACGTTGATGATCTCAACCATGAGCTCTACGAATTAAAAATGACCATTGACGAAGAGTTAAAGCGAACGCTCTATTCGATTCTTTTTTGGATGCTTATTTTTAGCGTTATTGTGGGCGGGTTTTATCTTATTATTAGCCGTAAGATTCGGAAAGATTTTGATCTTTTTATCACTTTTTTTGACTCCTTGGTCAATAAAGACCAACTCATCGACACGTCAAAAGTCAAATTTAAAGAGTTTGAAGAGCTTGCCAACCATGCCAATATCATGCTGAAAGCCAAAATTTTTAGCAACAAACATTTAGAGCAGTATAAAAAAATCGTCTCAAGTTCGGATGATTTTTTAGCCTTGATCGACCGCAACTACACCTATTTGGCGATCAGTGAAGCGTATCAAAAGTTTTTCAATAAACGTAAAGAGGAGATTCTTGGGCACAGTATGCCTGAGCTTTATGGGGCGCAGTATTTTGTTGAAAATTTAAAACATCTCAGCGATCGTGTGCTCTCAGGTGAGACGTTTGAGCATGAATTTTGGGCACTTGCTTCCTTTGGTAAGCGCTTTTTACATACCAAATACTTTCCGTATTATGAAAACGAAGATGACGCGCTCCCGATGGCGTATGTGGTGTCAGCACGCGACAATACCGAGAAGAAGGCGAATGAAGAGCGTTTGCTGGCATCCGAAAAAGAGCTGGAATTTTTAGCCCACAATGATGCTCTCACAGGACTTCCCAATCGTTTGCTTTTAACGGATCGTATCGCGCATGCGATTGAGAACAGTAAGCGTCAAGGAGGAATGATCGCTGTCTGTTTCCTTGATCTGGATAATTTTAAAAAAATTAATGACAGCTACGGTCACTCCTATGGCGATGAGATTCTCAAACAGCTCGCTCTGAGACTCCAAGGAAGAATTCGCCATTGTGACACACTCTCTCGCATTGGCGGCGATGAGTTCATTTTACTGGTGGAAAACATCAAAGAGAAACATGAGATTGAAATTATCATTTCGAAAATCCAAGCCATTTTTGAAGAGCCGTTTATCAATAAAGCGCAAAAATTCTTTCTCTCTGCCAGCATTGGAGTGAGTGTCTATCCCGATCACGGTACCGATGGAGAACTGCTGATTAAAAATGCAGATACGGCGATGTATAAGGCCAAAGAGGCAGGTAAAAACACCTATACATTTTACACACTCGATATGACAATAGCCTCGTATGAGCGCATCGGTATGGAAAATGCCCTCAGAGAGGCGATTAAAGAGAAGCAATTTGTGGTCTATTATCAGCCTCAAGTCGATCTTAAAACAGGAAAACTCATAGGTCTTGAGGCCCTTTTGAGATGGAACCATCCTCTTGAGGGCATCTTGCCTCCTGGCAGGTTTATCGCATTTTCAGAAGAGACGCATTTGATCGTTGAAATCGGCGCATGGATACTCAAACAGACCTGCATTGATCTGGTTTCATTGCATCATGAAGGACTCTTTAGTGGTACGATTTCGGTCAACATCTCAGGTGTTCAGATCGAATTTAGTGACTTTCTAACCACCCTCAAAGAGACGATTGCGGAGACCAAAGTAGATCCTTCGATGCTGGAGATTGAAGTGACTGAATCGTTCATCATGCACGATCCTGAGCGCTGGATTGTCCTTTTAAAAGAGATGCAACATTTAGGCATGAGCATTGCCATCGATGATTTTGGTACCGGTTACTCCTCGCTCAGTTATTTGCGCAAACTGCCGATTAACAAACTGAAAATCGATATGTCCTTTGTCAAAGACATCCCCAAACTTGAAGACGCATGTGCCATTGTCAATTCCATTATTAACTTAGCTCAAAATATGAAAATCACCACGTTGGCAGAAGGAATTGAGCACAAAGACCAAGAAGAGTACCTTGCAGAACACGGATGTGAACAAGGTCAGGGGTATTTATACGCAAAGCCGATGAGTCTAAAAAACCTTAAAACATGGATGCAAAAAAATTAATGCTGATCGTTATTCTGTGGGCTACAGGGCTTAAAAAACTCACAAATATCTACTTCTAAAACCGTTGCAATTTTATAAAGATGCTCAATGTTGTAATGCTTTCTTTCCAATCCTGCTTCAATTTTTGCAATGGTACTTACCGATTTGTGTCCAATTGTGAGCGCTAAATCCAGTTGTGTGATTTTTTTTAGCTTTCGTATACGCTGGACATTGTATGCTATACGTCGGTAAAAAGCTTCAATTTCTGATTTAGAAAACTCTTTGTACAGTAACATATATTTCCCTATAGTGAAGTATGGTTTAAGTTTATACTGGTTAGAATCATTTTAAAATTCCCTATAGTGAACATTCTAAAAATAAAACTCCTGGCAAAATGTAATGATGGATCAAGAGACACTTTATAAGCTTGTTATTGTAGTATTGATTATTGGCATACTTCTATTACTTTATTACTATCAAAAACGTTTATGTGAATTAAAGTTACATAACGGTCAGCTAGAGTTGCTAAGTCAGTATGATGATTTGACGCAAATCTATAACAGACGTTATTTCCTCGAAATAGTGCAGTATCATTTTACAAAAATGTATCAT from Sulfurospirillum multivorans DSM 12446 carries:
- a CDS encoding DUF5644 domain-containing protein yields the protein MECKLELSVFRFDAKTDFLPYYKKHFITIDRSLTLNDLLAQIKAEDVSFDYPKGDLAALKINGKALFSNVSLDGLINSFGKSLTLEPLSTKRVIKDMIINTDDFYQRFDLLDAFVDGKDRPLYEHYIIYHYASSVLDLLENYQGDALFAFAYDMIQKHPERKKEILEVIANDQTGIFLHVRLCTKIYPCGADVEKKITELKNDVMKHRPFLNPLVEKFSHHLDLL
- a CDS encoding thiamine-phosphate kinase, with the protein product MSKEAFFISEFSSKHIGDDGAVMGDFVYSKDLFCEDIHFKRSWMSLTQIAQKSMLVNISDAIAMNAKPTLALIGVVIPKSFSYEQLRELGAGFQKVAQSYGVEVIGGDTTAGEKLMISITIIAKRPSKVLYRSGAKLGDFVAYTGTLGKSHKELTRLMRGGTVGHNARFMKPALKAAFVSKSAKHLHAGMDISDGLSKDLSRLLKASGNLGLHVKRKMPKKTLCSGEEYEMLFTFDSRKKKAIERIAKQTRTKMTIIGKVARKRYVCRCKEHHF
- the truD gene encoding tRNA pseudouridine(13) synthase TruD, whose amino-acid sequence is MIRQFFLTHSPINAMFTKNSSDFVVSEIPLYPFSGEGEHLVLHVRKKDMTTWDMLQYLSEVTGCKVRDFGYAGLKDKDGMTTQYISLHKNFEPKLANFTHDKIKILDTTYHNNKIRTGHLKGNRFFVRLKKVNPIDARKLQDGLKKISKEGFPNFFGYQRFGIDGDNYVKGKAILEGKRKEHNHKMKEFFINAYQSYLFNNWLSKRIEISRLIEEFNLADATRATNLPKEMVDSLKKQPQFFKLLHGDVLHHYPAGKAFVCENVEEELPRFLEHGITIAGWLLGGKNIRAEYEAGVIEQQIFEECEPFLDKLNGSRRFAWSFAEEVEGVYKEEEAWFEMHFSLPKGSYATVIIEELIKVSL
- a CDS encoding cation:proton antiporter; translated protein: MENLIFLAHVVLLMVLSPILSRLFRIPTPVVEILLGSLAVWLGFLHVDNDVFRNLAKIGFFYLMFLAGMEIDIPRFLHYKERYLKKTLLYFFCLYSLSLIIFLVFNLSYVYIVAIPIISLGMVMALINQYGKEVQWLEFSLLIGVVGELLSIGALVVFDGAMTHGLGWDFAKSILILISVFFSSYILFRLLKIIFWWYPGLKSLIMPHDDTMQQSMRVSIGLFFVLIATMQWLDIDMVLGAFIAGIFISNFFAHKTELPHQLSTFGFGFLVPLFFIFVGTTLNLETVFTKTIFTHALWIVLAMVGIRMISSFVAYYSSLKFWDTVFFSLSTSMPLTFLVAIATIAMKNGAIGEEEYASFIVASLIEGIVIMILIQFLMFLFQRADRKSEEKI
- a CDS encoding putative bifunctional diguanylate cyclase/phosphodiesterase, which gives rise to MAYVVSARDNTEKKANEERLLASEKELEFLAHNDALTGLPNRLLLTDRIAHAIENSKRQGGMIAVCFLDLDNFKKINDSYGHSYGDEILKQLALRLQGRIRHCDTLSRIGGDEFILLVENIKEKHEIEIIISKIQAIFEEPFINKAQKFFLSASIGVSVYPDHGTDGELLIKNADTAMYKAKEAGKNTYTFYTLDMTIASYERIGMENALREAIKEKQFVVYYQPQVDLKTGKLIGLEALLRWNHPLEGILPPGRFIAFSEETHLIVEIGAWILKQTCIDLVSLHHEGLFSGTISVNISGVQIEFSDFLTTLKETIAETKVDPSMLEIEVTESFIMHDPERWIVLLKEMQHLGMSIAIDDFGTGYSSLSYLRKLPINKLKIDMSFVKDIPKLEDACAIVNSIINLAQNMKITTLAEGIEHKDQEEYLAEHGCEQGQGYLYAKPMSLKNLKTWMQKN
- a CDS encoding helix-turn-helix domain-containing protein — translated: MLLYKEFSKSEIEAFYRRIAYNVQRIRKLKKITQLDLALTIGHKSVSTIAKIEAGLERKHYNIEHLYKIATVLEVDICEFFKPCSPQNNDQH